The following proteins come from a genomic window of Shewanella halifaxensis HAW-EB4:
- the phaZ gene encoding intracellular short-chain-length polyhydroxyalkanoate depolymerase yields the protein MCQQINTEKVILANGEQIYYRECGKGPVLVLLHGNMTSSFHLEEFMKSVSSELRVIAPDMRGFGQSSYNHPVSNLNDLSEDIADLLSQLNIESYAIAGWSTGGGVAIDHCINHHEKVNQLVLISSIGMNGYPIKSNGGQGDYLKSKQAILDEPMFAPVFSAFKNKDKHFVQGLWNMVVYNHKKPTPQNYDLLIDDVLTQVNLADIYYSLSVFNLMDEFNGVANGTGQIHQFKTPTLILHGEDDLVIAVDTARHTHKMITEQEVFTTIKIYPNSGHSLFIDQLDDISHQVLTFIK from the coding sequence ATGTGCCAACAAATAAATACTGAAAAAGTGATCTTAGCTAATGGTGAACAGATTTATTATAGAGAGTGCGGTAAAGGGCCTGTATTAGTTCTATTACATGGCAATATGACCTCATCTTTTCATCTTGAAGAGTTTATGAAGTCCGTTTCTTCTGAGTTAAGAGTTATTGCTCCTGATATGCGAGGATTTGGGCAGTCTAGCTACAATCATCCTGTTTCCAACTTGAATGATCTATCTGAAGATATTGCGGATTTACTCAGCCAACTCAATATTGAATCCTATGCCATCGCGGGCTGGTCTACCGGTGGCGGCGTTGCCATTGACCACTGTATTAACCATCATGAAAAAGTCAATCAACTTGTACTCATCAGCAGCATCGGAATGAATGGTTACCCGATCAAATCCAACGGGGGCCAAGGTGATTACCTTAAAAGTAAACAAGCAATATTGGATGAGCCAATGTTTGCGCCTGTTTTCTCTGCTTTCAAAAACAAAGATAAACATTTTGTGCAGGGTTTATGGAATATGGTGGTCTATAACCATAAAAAACCAACCCCACAAAACTATGATTTACTGATTGATGATGTCCTAACGCAAGTCAACTTAGCCGATATTTATTACTCATTATCCGTCTTCAATCTAATGGATGAATTTAATGGTGTAGCTAATGGAACAGGTCAAATTCACCAATTCAAAACACCTACGTTAATACTACACGGTGAGGATGATCTGGTTATTGCCGTTGATACCGCTCGACACACTCATAAAATGATAACAGAGCAAGAGGTCTTTACCACTATAAAAATCTATCCCAATAGTGGCCACTCCTTGTTTATCGATCAACTTGATGACATCAGCCATCAAGTACTCACTTTTATTAAATAA
- the phaZ7 gene encoding extracellular native short-chain-length polyhydroxyalkanoate depolymerase PhaZ7 — MDFRFIFISGFLLTLFISTNTYSVECDNHNGFICSDSNYQFADNFTEQGKYTDGGFGGGNCQATKTPVIFLHGNGDNAIGWALPPSVQPENFPRAPFSVYESFIQAGYNDCELFGLTYLSIEQRQSPQLNYHDAVTQQTINQFIEDVLIYTGQNKVNIVAHSLGVSLAISSLHKYQAWNKIDRFINIGGAIRGLQSCLYTGYANALVPTCGSQNLYQTNTFGLYPDNGSLSPLWGKNAWTGNNDSLSMRHFPSQTLGSRFYSLTAGLHDQIHCTTMSGQRACVHGALFTPNSNVKAQLQLGAGTIANALDFNFSDLSPYNLSGGDLDGVGHFNSKINSGAILVEMLTSDCEGVACANSYLSGPVNNAL; from the coding sequence GTGGATTTTAGGTTTATATTTATTTCTGGTTTTTTATTAACATTATTTATATCAACTAATACTTATTCAGTAGAATGTGATAATCATAATGGGTTCATTTGCTCTGATTCAAACTATCAATTTGCTGATAACTTCACCGAGCAAGGTAAATACACCGATGGTGGCTTTGGCGGCGGAAACTGCCAAGCAACCAAAACACCAGTAATATTCCTCCATGGTAATGGAGATAATGCTATTGGTTGGGCCTTGCCACCAAGTGTTCAGCCAGAAAACTTCCCACGAGCGCCTTTTTCCGTTTATGAGTCATTTATACAAGCTGGCTACAATGACTGTGAATTATTCGGGCTAACTTATCTTTCTATCGAACAGCGCCAATCTCCCCAGCTTAATTACCACGATGCAGTCACACAGCAAACTATTAATCAATTTATTGAGGATGTTCTGATATATACCGGCCAGAACAAGGTCAATATAGTGGCTCATTCACTAGGGGTATCATTAGCAATTTCAAGTCTACATAAATATCAGGCTTGGAACAAAATTGACCGATTTATTAATATTGGTGGTGCAATTCGGGGACTACAGTCGTGCCTTTATACTGGGTATGCGAATGCACTCGTTCCAACGTGTGGCAGTCAAAATCTTTATCAAACGAATACTTTTGGCTTATATCCTGATAATGGCAGTTTATCCCCTTTATGGGGAAAAAATGCGTGGACCGGAAATAATGACTCTCTAAGTATGCGTCATTTTCCTTCACAGACATTAGGTAGTCGATTCTACAGCTTGACTGCGGGCTTACATGATCAAATCCACTGTACAACCATGTCCGGCCAGAGAGCTTGTGTTCACGGGGCCCTATTTACACCCAATAGTAATGTTAAGGCACAACTACAATTGGGCGCTGGCACAATAGCAAATGCACTTGATTTTAATTTTAGTGATTTAAGTCCTTATAACCTATCCGGTGGCGATCTGGATGGTGTTGGACATTTTAATAGCAAAATAAATAGCGGGGCCATATTGGTTGAGATGCTGACTAGTGACTGTGAAGGTGTTGCTTGTGCTAACTCTTATTTAAGTGGACCTGTTAACAATGCGCTTTAA
- a CDS encoding alpha/beta fold hydrolase produces the protein MRRSIKLHLLSLSLFTLFAGCGTTQYPVNNMQALTVTQQCEGSYWKDCVTYPFPVHYAQAKDSTGIQWEVAYMDEYAGDKPSPETVVLIHGKGVYGGYFADLMNVLLTQGYRVIVPDLPNYGKSLPGNLDNPITRSLDDTRTAIHDLLANTLNVNKASFLGHSMGGQWVIGYALAYPEQVDKIILEASGGMEEFPTNIAGLSFFGDEQQISYENWAKIWGSTLKKEQVKTAEDVELFNYFKAKNPESGEVMDSPAGYFINKTPMTEYITQNRQHMIENSPEEYRAYTETYIRDIYSMGVEVRIEDPQSLVKKIDQIKAPILITYGEKEPFIPTTIFSGQQSLRWDIIKPVYEKLSNNGNEPTVIIYPNVGHFIHTDIPERFNQDVVKFLAGERISGIEKVSNYKPPIILPPEEVTAFFNKFKHALVSKHKTNIANFYAENFIENGYDKPAFLEILYSQMASVNDYKVSLIKFEQDPNKSDEYFVEGMVNLGNISVPFSQGSKVIKTADGWKWLGNRKS, from the coding sequence ATGCGTAGAAGTATCAAGCTTCACTTACTCTCATTATCGCTGTTCACTCTTTTTGCTGGCTGTGGGACAACTCAATATCCAGTAAATAATATGCAAGCCTTAACAGTGACACAACAATGTGAAGGCAGCTATTGGAAAGATTGTGTAACTTATCCGTTTCCTGTGCATTATGCACAAGCTAAAGATAGTACAGGGATTCAGTGGGAAGTTGCCTATATGGACGAATATGCTGGTGATAAACCTTCTCCTGAAACCGTGGTACTTATCCATGGAAAAGGAGTATATGGTGGCTATTTTGCAGATTTGATGAACGTTTTACTGACTCAAGGTTACCGTGTCATTGTGCCCGACCTACCTAATTATGGTAAATCTTTGCCTGGAAACTTAGATAATCCAATTACACGTTCACTGGATGACACACGCACAGCCATTCATGATCTGTTAGCAAATACATTAAATGTAAACAAAGCCAGCTTTCTTGGTCACTCAATGGGAGGCCAATGGGTAATAGGTTATGCCTTAGCATACCCTGAGCAAGTTGATAAGATAATACTTGAAGCTTCTGGTGGTATGGAGGAGTTCCCAACCAATATTGCAGGACTGTCATTTTTTGGCGATGAACAACAAATATCATACGAAAATTGGGCTAAAATCTGGGGGAGCACACTGAAAAAAGAGCAAGTTAAAACTGCAGAAGATGTTGAACTTTTCAATTACTTCAAAGCTAAAAACCCTGAGAGTGGCGAAGTAATGGACTCTCCTGCTGGATACTTTATCAATAAAACCCCAATGACAGAGTATATTACCCAAAACCGTCAGCACATGATTGAAAACTCACCTGAAGAGTACCGAGCATACACCGAGACTTATATCAGAGATATCTATTCAATGGGAGTTGAAGTTCGTATTGAAGACCCTCAAAGTTTAGTTAAGAAAATTGATCAAATTAAAGCTCCGATACTTATCACCTATGGTGAAAAAGAACCCTTTATTCCAACAACCATTTTTAGTGGTCAGCAAAGTTTACGTTGGGACATCATTAAGCCTGTGTATGAAAAGTTATCAAACAATGGTAATGAGCCTACGGTAATCATTTACCCTAATGTTGGCCATTTTATTCATACCGATATTCCTGAAAGATTTAATCAAGACGTAGTTAAATTTCTTGCTGGAGAAAGGATCTCTGGCATTGAAAAAGTTTCAAACTATAAACCACCTATCATCTTACCTCCTGAAGAAGTAACCGCTTTCTTTAATAAGTTTAAACATGCATTAGTGAGTAAGCATAAGACTAACATTGCCAATTTTTATGCAGAAAACTTTATCGAAAACGGCTATGACAAACCTGCATTTTTAGAGATATTGTATAGTCAAATGGCCAGTGTTAATGACTATAAGGTCTCTCTAATCAAATTTGAACAAGATCCCAATAAATCTGATGAGTATTTTGTTGAAGGAATGGTTAATTTAGGCAATATATCCGTTCCCTTTAGTCAAGGGAGCAAAGTTATCA